In the bacterium genome, CACGGCCGAGCGCAGGCTCTCCGCCGCGTTCCCCAACGCCAGATACGCGTTCCGCACGTCGAGCTCCACCTGCTGGCGCACCTGGGCCTCCGTCACCTGCGCCGCCTGCAGCTGCGCGCGCGCCGCGTCGATCTTCGCCTGTGTCAGGCCCCCGTCCAGGATCGCCAGCGTCAACGCCACGGTCCCGGCGAAGTTGACGATATCCTTGTTGGTCGGGTCACTCGTCAGCACCTGGGGACCGGCGCTCACGGTGATGTTCGGCCTGAGCCCCGCGGCCGCCAGGTCGATCGCCGCCTGCGCCGCCCGCTCGCTCGCCAGCGCCTGCGCGATCTCCGGCCGGTTCTGCAGCGCCTGCTGAATCAGGGCCCCGACGTCCTGGGGGACGTCGGGCAGCGGGGGCGTGGGCACCCGCTCGAACGTGGTCGCAAGCGGCAGCACCAACGCCGCCGCGAGGTTCTGGTGGGCCGTGGACAATCCCGTGCGGGCGGTGGTCAGGGACTGTTGGGACGTGGCCAGCTGCACCTGCGCCTGTAGCAGGTTGAACTGGGGCGACGTCCCCACCTGCACCTGCGCCTGCGTCACCCGCACGTTCTCCTGCGACGCATCCACCGCCCGCTGCGCCGCGTCCACGTTGGCCTGCGACGCCTGCACCAGGGAGTACGCCTGCCGCACCGTGAACACCACCTGCTCCGCCGTCGCGGCGAACTGGGCCTGGGAGGCCACCAGGTTCGCCTGCGCGATCGCGATCTGGTCCTCCAGCGCGTTGCCCGTGTACAGCGGATACTTCAGGGCCAGCCCGAACACCCATGACGCCAGGGGACCCGGCTGCTGCCCCGCCGTCGTGAACGGCTGGTTCAGGATCCCCGCCCCGGGGATCGAGATCGTGCCCGACAGTGGGGTGCCGCTGCTGGACACCGAGTTTTGCGTGAAGCTCGCGTTGAGGCCCAGCGTCACCGCCTTTTGCGCCTCTGCCTGCCGCAGCGTCGCCCGCTGGATCGTCACCGCCAGCGCCGCCTGCTGCACCTGGTAGCTGTTCTGCAGCGCCGTTGTCACCGCGTCCGCCAGCGACAATGCCCGCGGCGGCGTCACCGGCACCGCCGGCACCGGCGGGATCACCAGCGGGGGCGGCGGCGCCGCCGGCGCGCCGGGGGCCGGCGCGGGCGTCCCCGGGGGCTGTTGCGCCCCCGCCGGAGCCAACTGCGGCCCGACGACCAGGATGAGTGCGACGATGAGCGCAAGCCATCGGTTAGCCATCCAACTATCTCCGCTCGCGCCCCGCTTCCGCGAGTGACGGCGACGGCGGCACGGGCTCGGCAAGCGCCGGCGCGGCCGCGTCGAGGCCTGAATCGTCCGAGCGATTGGGAGTCCGCTGGGGGCGACCACCGCCGGCCACGAGCACATACAAGACAGGGATGAAAAAGATCCCGAGGCTCGTGGCCACGGTCATCCCGCCGACGACGCCCGTGCCGAGCGAATGGCGGGCGTTCGCCCCGGCGCCCGTCGCGAAGACGAGCGGCAGCGCCCCGAAGATAAAGGCCAACGACGTCATGAGGATCGGTCGGAGCCGGAGCTCAGCCCCGGCGATCGCAGCTTCGATCACCGGCAGCCCCTCCTTTTCGTGCTTGTCCTTCGCAAACTCCACGATCAGGATCGCATTCTTCGCAGCGAGGCCAACCAGTGTAACCAGGCCGATCTGCACGTAGACGTCGTTCAGCACATCCCGAAGCAGCATGCCCCGCAGCATCACTGCGAGCAGCGATCCGAACGCCGCGACCGGCACGCCCAACAGCACGCTGAAGGGGATTCGCCAGCTCTCGTAGAGCGCGACCAGCAGTAGAAACACCAGCACGAGGGCGAGCGCAAAGATCAGCGCCTGCGCGCCGGCCGCCTCTTTCTCCTGGAGCGCCAATCCGGTCCACTCATACCCGTAGCCCGCCGGCAGCGCCGTCCGCGCCACCGCCTGCATCGCTTCGATCGCTTTGGAGGAGCTCGCGCCGAAGGGTGCCTGCCCATCGATCTCGGCGGCGTAGTATCCATTGTAGCGGGCGATGAACACCGGACCGGTCCCAGACGTCACGGTGGCGAGCGTGCTGAGCGGCACCATCCCGCCGGCCGCGTTCCGGACGTAAATCTGGCCGATGCTGTCTGGCGTCATCCGATATTCCGGCTCGGCCTGCACCATTACTTTGTAGACGCGGCCGAAGAGGTTCACGTTATTGATTTGGAGGCCCCCCAGAAAGGCGGAGAGGCCCTGGAAGATCCCGTCCACGTGGACACCGAGCATCCCCGCCTTGTCCCGGTTCACGTCGACGTTGAACTGCGGAACCGTGGTCCGGAACCCGGTGGAAAGGGCCGTAACCTCGGGGTGCCGGCCGGCGGCATCGATGACCGCTTGCGCGACCTTGCCCAGGGTGTCGGCCTGGCCGGTGCCGTTGCGGTCCTCTAGGATAAATTGAAAGCCGTTCACGGCCCCTACCCCGGGAAGCGGTGGCAGCGGGAACGCGAACGCGATCGCCTCCGGGTAGCCCGAGAGCTCGATGTTCGCCCGTCTCAGAATCGAGAAGAACTGCGTCTCCCTTGACCGACGCTGCTCCCACGGCTGTAGCTCCACGAACAAAGCGAACGTGTTCGAGTTCACGGACGATGTCAGCACGTCGTACCCGCCGGCCGTCGTCACCCCCCGCACTCCGGGAATTGTGAGGAGGAACTGCGTGGCCTTGCGGCCGACCGCCTGCGCCCGGTCCTGCGACGCCCCATCCGGCAGGCGAAAGGCGGCGACGAAGAACCCTTGATCCTCAAGCGGGACGAACGTCGAGGGGATCAGGCTCAGCAGCTTCGCTGCAAGCACTGCAATCACGGCGAGGGCGCCGAGCATCAGCCAGCGCGCCCGGAGGCAGCGCCGGAGCCCGCGGATGTAGGCCGCCGTCGCGCGAGAGAACCCGCGGTCGAAGCCGGCGAGCAGCCCGCCCACAAACCCTTGCCGCTCGCCCCGCGGACGCAGCAGCACGGCGCACAGCGCCGGGGTGAGCGTGAGCGCGACCAGCGCGGAGAGCAGAACCGACGTGGCGAGGGTCAGCGCGAACTGCCGGTAAAGCTGGCCGCTGATGCCACCGATGAAGGCCGTCGGAACGAACACGGCGGCCAGGACCAAGGCGATCGCGATCACCGGCCCCGACACCTGGCGCATCGCCTGTTCCGCGGCCGCCACCGGACCGAGGCCGTCTTCGATGTGACGCTCCACGGCCTCGACGACGACAATGGCATCGTCGACGACGAGGCCGATCGCCAGCACCAAAGCGAACATGGTCATGATATTGATCGTGAAGCCGAGCGCACCGAACACCGCGAAGGTCCCGATGAGGGACACGGGGATCGCGAGCATCGGGATCAGCGTGGCCCGCGCCTTGCCGAGGAATACGAACACCACGAGCAGCACAAGGAGGAACGCCAGGCCGAGTGCGCGGTTCACATCAGTAAGCGCAGCGCTGATGAACAGCGTGCTGTCGTACACGATGTCGTAGGTCAGGCCGGGGGGGAAAGTTTTGACGAGGCCGTCGAGGGTCGCCCGGACCCCTTGCGATGCGTTGAGCGCGTTGGACCCTGGGCTCTGGAACAGGAGGATGATGGCGGCGGGATGGTTGTTCTGGCCGCCGTACGTGCCGTACTCCTGGGCGCCCAGCTCCGTTTGAGCCACGTCCTGCAGCCGCACGACGTTGCCGTCCGGCAGCGTCCGCACCACGATCTTGTTGAATTCGCTCGGGTCGGAGAGCTGGCCGTTCGCGTTGACCGTGTACTGGAACTGCGTGCTCGAGCTCTTGGGCGGCTGGCCAAGCGTCCCGACGGGCGAGACGATGTTCTGGGACTGGATCGCCGAGACGATGTCGCCCGCGGTGAGGCCGAGCGCAGCCAGGGTGTTCGTGCGGAGCCACGCGCGGATCGCATAGCTCTGCTGCGGGAAGATCCGGTTGTCGCCGACCCCCGACACGCGCAGCAGCGGGTCGATCACATGGATCAGTCCATAATTGGTGAGGAATGTGGAGTCGTAGCTGTCCTGCGGGGAGTAGAGCGCAACGACCATGAATGGGACAAGGACTGATGCTTTTCTTACCGTGATCCCAAAGGTGTTGACGGCCCCCGGGAGGTTCCCCGCGGCCTGGCTGACGCGGTTCTGCACGGCCACGGC is a window encoding:
- a CDS encoding efflux RND transporter permease subunit — protein: MLSQFFIHRPNFAIAISLLIILVGALSYGILPREQYPNISPPTVTVSTTYVGASAQVVAQNVAVPIEEAVNGVPDALYMQSQSTSSGQYVLTVTFRLGTNPDIDAVAVQNRVSQAAGNLPGAVNTFGITVRKASVLVPFMVVALYSPQDSYDSTFLTNYGLIHVIDPLLRVSGVGDNRIFPQQSYAIRAWLRTNTLAALGLTAGDIVSAIQSQNIVSPVGTLGQPPKSSSTQFQYTVNANGQLSDPSEFNKIVVRTLPDGNVVRLQDVAQTELGAQEYGTYGGQNNHPAAIILLFQSPGSNALNASQGVRATLDGLVKTFPPGLTYDIVYDSTLFISAALTDVNRALGLAFLLVLLVVFVFLGKARATLIPMLAIPVSLIGTFAVFGALGFTINIMTMFALVLAIGLVVDDAIVVVEAVERHIEDGLGPVAAAEQAMRQVSGPVIAIALVLAAVFVPTAFIGGISGQLYRQFALTLATSVLLSALVALTLTPALCAVLLRPRGERQGFVGGLLAGFDRGFSRATAAYIRGLRRCLRARWLMLGALAVIAVLAAKLLSLIPSTFVPLEDQGFFVAAFRLPDGASQDRAQAVGRKATQFLLTIPGVRGVTTAGGYDVLTSSVNSNTFALFVELQPWEQRRSRETQFFSILRRANIELSGYPEAIAFAFPLPPLPGVGAVNGFQFILEDRNGTGQADTLGKVAQAVIDAAGRHPEVTALSTGFRTTVPQFNVDVNRDKAGMLGVHVDGIFQGLSAFLGGLQINNVNLFGRVYKVMVQAEPEYRMTPDSIGQIYVRNAAGGMVPLSTLATVTSGTGPVFIARYNGYYAAEIDGQAPFGASSSKAIEAMQAVARTALPAGYGYEWTGLALQEKEAAGAQALIFALALVLVFLLLVALYESWRIPFSVLLGVPVAAFGSLLAVMLRGMLLRDVLNDVYVQIGLVTLVGLAAKNAILIVEFAKDKHEKEGLPVIEAAIAGAELRLRPILMTSLAFIFGALPLVFATGAGANARHSLGTGVVGGMTVATSLGIFFIPVLYVLVAGGGRPQRTPNRSDDSGLDAAAPALAEPVPPSPSLAEAGRERR
- a CDS encoding TolC family protein, producing the protein MANRWLALIVALILVVGPQLAPAGAQQPPGTPAPAPGAPAAPPPPLVIPPVPAVPVTPPRALSLADAVTTALQNSYQVQQAALAVTIQRATLRQAEAQKAVTLGLNASFTQNSVSSSGTPLSGTISIPGAGILNQPFTTAGQQPGPLASWVFGLALKYPLYTGNALEDQIAIAQANLVASQAQFAATAEQVVFTVRQAYSLVQASQANVDAAQRAVDASQENVRVTQAQVQVGTSPQFNLLQAQVQLATSQQSLTTARTGLSTAHQNLAAALVLPLATTFERVPTPPLPDVPQDVGALIQQALQNRPEIAQALASERAAQAAIDLAAAGLRPNITVSAGPQVLTSDPTNKDIVNFAGTVALTLAILDGGLTQAKIDAARAQLQAAQVTEAQVRQQVELDVRNAYLALGNAAESLRSAV